Proteins co-encoded in one Vibrio aquimaris genomic window:
- the wecB gene encoding non-hydrolyzing UDP-N-acetylglucosamine 2-epimerase, which produces MAKKKILTVFGTRPEAIKMAPLVDALAKDQRFEAKCCVTAQHREMLDQVLEVFSISPDYDLNVMQQGQNLNQVTARIVVELKPILKAFKPDVVLVHGDTATTFAASLAAFYEKIAIGHIEAGLRTGDLYSPWPEEANRRLTGVFAHYHFAPTETSKANLMAENVPQKRICVTGNTVIDALYLIKDKIASDAMLSANLKRQFHFIDPDNKLVLVTGHRRESFGAGFENICQALAVVAKAHPKTQIVYPVHLNPNVQEPVNRLLAGIDNILLIEPLDYLPFVYLMDKADIILTDSGGIQEEAPALGKPVLVMRETTERPEAITAGTVKLVGTKVQSIVEQLDTLLRDKDAYQAMSLAHNPYGDGKACARILTKLAD; this is translated from the coding sequence ATGGCAAAGAAAAAAATACTGACCGTCTTTGGCACTCGGCCAGAGGCGATTAAAATGGCGCCTTTGGTTGATGCGTTAGCCAAAGATCAACGTTTTGAAGCAAAATGCTGCGTGACCGCGCAGCATCGAGAAATGCTTGATCAAGTGCTTGAGGTGTTCTCAATTTCGCCCGATTATGATTTAAATGTGATGCAGCAGGGACAAAATCTTAATCAGGTAACGGCGCGTATTGTGGTTGAATTAAAGCCGATATTAAAAGCCTTTAAGCCTGATGTGGTTTTGGTTCATGGTGATACGGCCACCACCTTTGCTGCCAGCTTGGCCGCTTTTTATGAAAAAATTGCCATTGGTCATATTGAGGCAGGACTTAGAACCGGCGACCTCTATTCGCCGTGGCCAGAAGAAGCCAACAGGCGGCTCACCGGCGTATTTGCGCATTATCACTTTGCGCCAACCGAAACTTCAAAAGCCAACTTAATGGCAGAAAATGTCCCACAAAAGCGAATTTGTGTCACGGGTAATACGGTGATTGATGCTTTGTATCTTATTAAAGATAAGATCGCTTCCGATGCCATGCTTAGCGCCAACCTTAAACGTCAGTTCCATTTTATAGATCCAGATAACAAGCTTGTTTTGGTCACAGGGCACAGAAGAGAAAGCTTTGGCGCTGGTTTTGAAAATATCTGCCAAGCGTTAGCGGTTGTGGCAAAGGCTCACCCCAAAACGCAAATTGTTTATCCCGTGCATTTAAACCCTAATGTGCAAGAGCCAGTCAATCGCCTTCTAGCTGGTATCGATAATATCTTGTTGATTGAACCTTTAGACTATCTACCTTTCGTTTATTTAATGGATAAAGCCGATATTATTTTGACCGATTCAGGAGGCATTCAAGAAGAAGCGCCGGCTTTGGGTAAACCAGTACTCGTGATGAGAGAGACCACTGAGCGCCCAGAAGCGATAACAGCAGGCACGGTAAAATTGGTTGGCACTAAGGTGCAAAGCATTGTAGAGCAGCTTGATACATTACTTCGCGATAAAGATGCATACCAAGCAATGAGTCTTGCTCATAATCCTTATGGCGATGGTAAAGCGTGCGCGAGAATATTGACGAAATTGGCTGATTAG
- a CDS encoding thiamine phosphate synthase: MSQLPRKYAITGNEEELDTIIKMLEKNRANEMCQIRAKTHSLTSLKQILGPKLSGIVLINSSSYDGSQLGPFHGVHLTSKDAQDNALIQDIKKAGARYIAASCHNQAELEIANRIKCDFVTLSPVHIASCHPEAATIGWQGFSKLAKFAIMPVFALGGVGADDLTTAQQHGAYGVAGVSNFWQ; the protein is encoded by the coding sequence TTGAGCCAATTACCAAGAAAGTACGCCATAACGGGTAATGAAGAAGAGTTAGACACCATCATAAAAATGCTGGAGAAAAACCGCGCCAACGAAATGTGTCAAATCCGAGCCAAAACTCACTCTCTAACCAGCCTTAAACAAATCCTTGGACCCAAACTCTCTGGTATCGTGCTGATTAACTCATCGTCCTATGATGGCAGCCAGCTTGGTCCGTTTCATGGAGTACACTTAACCTCCAAAGATGCTCAAGATAACGCGCTCATTCAAGATATCAAAAAAGCAGGGGCGCGTTATATTGCCGCCTCATGCCACAATCAAGCCGAACTAGAAATTGCCAACCGCATAAAATGTGACTTTGTCACCCTCTCTCCAGTTCATATTGCCAGTTGCCACCCAGAAGCAGCCACCATTGGCTGGCAAGGTTTCTCAAAGCTTGCCAAGTTTGCAATCATGCCTGTCTTTGCTCTAGGCGGAGTAGGCGCTGATGATCTCACCACGGCGCAGCAACACGGCGCCTATGGTGTAGCTGGGGTGAGTAATTTCTGGCAATGA
- a CDS encoding YaeP family protein: MKVYECCDLVREFYAQIGSGDQAYIPKAISCTLRALNDIASQADLPHEVREKAAFAAANLLISDCEDT; encoded by the coding sequence ATGAAAGTATATGAATGCTGTGATTTAGTCAGAGAGTTCTACGCCCAAATAGGCAGTGGCGATCAAGCTTACATCCCAAAAGCGATTAGCTGCACCTTGCGGGCACTCAATGATATTGCCTCCCAAGCAGACCTGCCTCACGAGGTACGTGAAAAGGCCGCGTTTGCCGCCGCAAACCTACTTATTTCCGATTGTGAAGATACATGA
- a CDS encoding tellurite resistance TerB family protein, whose product MDLKSLLNQALNSDLARQGQQKVQQASSSGSLKTLGAGAVGGGLVGLLMGSKKTKKLGKKVGKNALKIGGAAALGALAYSAYNNWQSKQSDAGNSESFDGEDAIHQQLILKAMIAAAKADGHVDSEEMQRIESTLKEAGADSQLQSLMHTELNKPLDPSEIARLAQSPQQASEIYLASLIVIDEQNFMEKAYLQELAKQLKLAPELTAQLELQLQN is encoded by the coding sequence ATGGATTTAAAAAGTTTACTTAATCAAGCATTAAACTCAGATCTCGCTCGTCAAGGCCAGCAAAAAGTTCAGCAGGCCTCAAGCTCTGGTTCATTAAAAACACTCGGCGCAGGCGCTGTAGGTGGTGGCCTTGTCGGACTTTTAATGGGTTCAAAAAAGACCAAAAAGCTTGGCAAAAAAGTGGGTAAAAATGCACTCAAGATAGGCGGAGCGGCTGCCCTTGGCGCTCTTGCTTACTCGGCATACAATAATTGGCAGTCTAAACAGTCTGATGCTGGAAACAGTGAAAGCTTTGACGGTGAGGATGCGATACACCAACAACTGATTTTAAAAGCCATGATTGCCGCAGCCAAAGCCGATGGGCATGTGGATAGCGAAGAGATGCAACGCATTGAATCAACGCTTAAAGAAGCAGGCGCTGATAGTCAGCTGCAATCTCTCATGCACACTGAGCTTAACAAGCCTCTCGACCCGAGTGAGATTGCTAGACTTGCGCAATCGCCGCAGCAAGCCAGTGAAATCTATCTTGCTTCATTGATTGTTATCGACGAACAAAATTTTATGGAAAAGGCTTACCTTCAAGAACTTGCTAAACAGCTAAAGCTGGCGCCAGAGCTAACCGCTCAACTGGAACTGCAATTGCAAAACTAA
- the purN gene encoding phosphoribosylglycinamide formyltransferase produces MKSIVVLVSGNGSNLQAIIDACEDKITTGRVSAVFSNKATAYGLERAKNAGAAAHSLDPNSFDTRDAFDRELMKQIDEYKPDVIVLAGYMRILSGEFVRHYMGRMINIHPSLLPKYPGLNTYQRAIHAGDEEHGTSVHFVTEQLDGGPVILQAKVPIFEDDTVETLTKRVQVQEHNIYPLVVQWLVEERLTMKDGKEAYLDGKLLGIHGHAQD; encoded by the coding sequence ATGAAAAGTATTGTTGTTTTAGTTTCAGGAAACGGTTCGAACTTACAGGCGATCATTGATGCTTGTGAAGATAAGATCACAACCGGCCGAGTAAGTGCTGTTTTTTCAAATAAAGCAACAGCTTATGGCTTAGAACGTGCCAAAAACGCAGGCGCGGCAGCGCATTCTTTAGATCCGAACTCATTCGACACGCGTGATGCATTCGACCGCGAGTTAATGAAGCAGATCGATGAATACAAGCCAGATGTGATTGTTCTTGCTGGTTACATGCGTATCCTAAGCGGTGAATTTGTACGCCACTATATGGGGCGAATGATCAATATTCACCCTTCACTACTACCTAAATACCCGGGTCTTAATACTTATCAACGTGCGATTCACGCCGGTGATGAAGAGCATGGCACCAGCGTGCACTTTGTGACCGAGCAGCTCGATGGCGGGCCTGTGATACTTCAAGCTAAAGTGCCTATCTTTGAAGATGATACAGTGGAAACGCTCACCAAACGTGTCCAAGTTCAAGAGCACAACATCTACCCTTTAGTCGTCCAATGGCTGGTTGAAGAGCGCTTAACCATGAAAGATGGCAAAGAAGCCTACTTGGATGGCAAGCTCCTTGGCATTCACGGCCACGCACAAGACTGA
- the purM gene encoding phosphoribosylformylglycinamidine cyclo-ligase has translation MSADNTSLSYKDAGVDIDAGNALVDRIKGAVKRTRRPEVMGGIGGFGALCELPTKYKQPVLVSGTDGVGTKLRLALDMNKHDTIGVDLVAMCVNDLIVQGAEPLFFLDYYATGKLDVDTAADVVSGIAEGCVQAGCSLIGGETAEMPGMYEGEDYDVAGFCVGVVEKADIIDGTKVAAGDALIAVGSSGPHSNGYSLIRKIIEVSGADTSQELEGKTIGEHLLEPTKIYIKSALKMIEKHDIHAISHITGGGFWENIPRVLPEGTKAVIDGNSWQWPSIFGWLQEKGNVTTHEMYRTFNCGVGLIVALPKDQAQAAVELLQAEGENAWFIGEIADAQANQEQVEIR, from the coding sequence GTGAGTGCTGATAACACTTCTCTTAGCTATAAAGACGCTGGCGTAGATATCGACGCGGGTAACGCTCTAGTTGACCGTATCAAAGGGGCGGTCAAACGTACTCGTCGCCCTGAAGTCATGGGAGGCATTGGCGGTTTTGGTGCGCTGTGTGAATTACCAACCAAATACAAGCAACCTGTACTTGTTTCCGGCACAGATGGCGTAGGAACCAAACTACGTCTTGCATTGGATATGAACAAACATGACACCATCGGCGTCGATCTTGTCGCGATGTGCGTTAATGATCTGATTGTACAAGGTGCCGAGCCATTATTTTTCCTTGATTACTACGCAACAGGAAAATTGGATGTCGATACTGCGGCAGACGTTGTCTCTGGTATTGCTGAAGGCTGTGTCCAAGCTGGATGTTCTCTGATCGGTGGCGAAACCGCTGAAATGCCCGGTATGTATGAAGGCGAAGATTACGATGTGGCAGGATTCTGTGTTGGTGTGGTTGAAAAAGCCGACATTATTGATGGCACAAAAGTGGCGGCTGGTGATGCCCTTATTGCGGTCGGTTCAAGTGGTCCACATTCAAACGGTTACTCTCTGATCCGTAAAATCATTGAAGTGTCTGGCGCAGATACCAGTCAAGAACTTGAAGGCAAAACCATAGGCGAGCACCTTCTCGAACCTACGAAAATTTACATCAAATCTGCGCTTAAAATGATCGAAAAGCATGATATTCACGCAATTTCTCATATTACTGGTGGCGGCTTTTGGGAAAACATCCCACGCGTTTTACCAGAGGGCACCAAAGCAGTGATCGATGGCAACAGCTGGCAGTGGCCAAGTATTTTTGGCTGGCTACAAGAAAAAGGCAATGTTACGACTCATGAGATGTATCGTACTTTCAACTGTGGTGTTGGGCTAATCGTTGCTCTGCCAAAAGACCAAGCGCAAGCGGCGGTTGAACTTCTTCAAGCCGAAGGTGAGAATGCTTGGTTCATTGGCGAAATCGCGGATGCACAAGCCAACCAAGAACAAGTAGAGATCAGATAA
- the upp gene encoding uracil phosphoribosyltransferase, whose product MKVVEVKHPLVKHKIGLMREGDISTKRFRELATEVGSLLTYEATSDFAMEKVTIEGWDGPVEVDQIKGKKVTVVPILRAGLGMMDGVLEHVPSARISVVGIYRDEETLEPVPYFNKLASNIDERIALVVDPMLATGGSMIATIDLLKEKGCNQIKVLVLVAAPEGIEALKKAHPDVELYTAAIDEKLNDKGYIVPGLGDAGDKIFGTK is encoded by the coding sequence ATGAAAGTTGTTGAAGTAAAACACCCTCTGGTTAAGCATAAAATCGGCCTGATGAGAGAAGGTGATATCAGTACAAAGCGTTTTCGTGAGCTTGCAACGGAAGTGGGCAGTTTGCTGACTTATGAAGCAACTTCAGACTTTGCAATGGAAAAAGTTACCATCGAGGGGTGGGATGGCCCAGTAGAAGTTGATCAAATTAAAGGTAAAAAAGTCACTGTAGTGCCTATTTTACGCGCGGGTCTGGGCATGATGGATGGTGTGCTTGAACATGTACCAAGCGCTCGCATCAGCGTAGTGGGTATTTACCGTGATGAAGAAACGCTTGAACCAGTGCCTTACTTTAACAAACTGGCTTCTAATATTGATGAGCGAATCGCTTTGGTAGTAGACCCTATGCTGGCAACAGGTGGCTCCATGATCGCTACCATTGACTTACTCAAAGAAAAGGGATGTAACCAGATTAAAGTCTTGGTATTGGTTGCAGCACCTGAAGGCATTGAAGCGCTTAAAAAAGCTCACCCAGATGTTGAGCTTTACACTGCCGCTATCGATGAAAAACTTAACGATAAAGGTTATATCGTGCCAGGTTTAGGCGATGCGGGCGATAAGATTTTCGGCACGAAATAA
- a CDS encoding MetQ/NlpA family lipoprotein: MKFGIKGLLATAVAASALVLAGCGDKQDNANKIKVGVMAGAEAQVAEVAAKVAKEKYGLEVELVTFSDYVTPNAALDDGSIDVNAFQHKPYLDQQIKDRGYKLSIAGNTFVYPIAGYSKKVKSVDEIIDGDRIAVPNDPTNLGRSLLLLEQQGIIKLREGVGLLATVRDITENPKNVTLVELDAAQLPRSLDDVTLSVINTTYASSIKLTPQKDGIFVEDKESPYVNLVVAREDNVNAENVQNFIKSYQTEEVYSAAYKIFQGGVVKGW; this comes from the coding sequence ATGAAATTTGGAATTAAAGGCCTACTTGCCACGGCTGTCGCCGCCTCAGCGTTGGTATTGGCAGGATGTGGTGACAAGCAAGACAACGCAAATAAAATAAAAGTAGGTGTCATGGCCGGTGCCGAAGCTCAGGTTGCAGAAGTCGCGGCAAAAGTCGCTAAAGAGAAATATGGCCTTGAGGTGGAGCTGGTCACTTTTAGTGATTATGTTACTCCTAACGCTGCGCTGGACGATGGCTCAATTGACGTTAACGCGTTTCAGCACAAACCATACTTAGATCAGCAAATCAAAGATCGCGGTTACAAACTATCAATTGCTGGCAACACCTTTGTTTACCCTATCGCTGGCTACTCTAAGAAAGTGAAATCGGTTGATGAGATTATTGATGGTGATCGTATCGCAGTCCCTAACGATCCAACCAATCTTGGCCGCTCGTTACTGTTGCTTGAGCAACAAGGCATTATTAAATTGCGTGAAGGTGTTGGGCTACTTGCAACCGTTCGCGATATTACCGAGAATCCAAAAAATGTCACTCTTGTTGAGCTAGATGCAGCGCAGCTTCCGCGCTCTTTAGATGATGTAACTTTGTCTGTAATCAATACAACGTATGCCAGCTCTATCAAGTTAACACCGCAAAAAGACGGCATATTTGTTGAAGATAAAGAATCACCATACGTGAACCTAGTGGTAGCACGCGAAGATAATGTCAACGCTGAGAATGTGCAGAACTTCATCAAGTCTTACCAAACTGAAGAAGTCTACAGCGCAGCCTATAAGATTTTCCAAGGCGGCGTAGTCAAAGGCTGGTAA
- a CDS encoding methionine ABC transporter permease: protein MSFETLSQWLNLNSQLLINATGETLYMVAVAGIVGFALGIPLGVILHTTKKGGLLENTKLNRMLGAIVNIGRSVPFLVLMVAIIPVTKILVGTFIGTTAAIVPLTIGAIPFVARLIESALLEVPTGLVEAAQSMGATPLQIISKVLLPEALPTIVNSVTITLVTLVSYSAMAGTVGGGGLGDVAIRYGFHRYDVVIMAVTVVMLIVLVQIIQSIGDALVRRVDHR from the coding sequence ATGTCCTTTGAAACTCTGTCACAATGGCTAAACCTAAATAGCCAGCTTTTAATCAATGCAACGGGTGAGACTTTATACATGGTTGCCGTTGCTGGTATTGTCGGTTTTGCGCTCGGCATTCCGCTAGGCGTTATCCTGCATACCACCAAAAAAGGCGGATTACTGGAAAATACCAAATTGAACCGTATGCTAGGCGCTATTGTAAACATAGGTCGCTCAGTACCCTTTCTTGTGCTTATGGTTGCCATTATTCCAGTTACAAAAATTCTAGTTGGCACCTTTATCGGCACAACGGCTGCCATTGTCCCACTGACCATAGGGGCTATCCCATTTGTTGCTCGCCTGATTGAAAGTGCATTACTGGAAGTGCCAACTGGCTTGGTTGAAGCGGCTCAATCTATGGGGGCCACTCCCCTACAAATCATTAGTAAAGTACTGCTACCAGAAGCTCTTCCCACTATAGTTAACTCAGTCACGATTACACTGGTCACTTTAGTGAGTTATTCAGCAATGGCAGGAACCGTCGGTGGCGGCGGGCTTGGTGATGTAGCGATTCGCTATGGATTTCATCGCTATGATGTGGTGATCATGGCGGTAACTGTCGTTATGTTGATTGTTTTAGTACAGATTATTCAATCGATCGGTGATGCACTTGTACGCCGTGTCGATCATAGATAA
- the metN gene encoding methionine ABC transporter ATP-binding protein MetN — protein sequence MIEINQVNKVFLQGNKEIHALKDINLNIPQGTIFGVIGSSGAGKSTLIRCVNMLEAPTSGSIVVDGVDLTQLSKSQLSETRRNIGMIFQHFNLLSSRTVFDNVALPLELAGKEKAHIKNKVTELLKLVGLADKHESYPANLSGGQKQRVAIARALASDPKVLLCDEATSALDPATTQSILELLKEINRKLNITMLLITHEMDVVKSICHEVAIIGGGELVESGSVGEIFAHPKTELAHEFIRSTLDLSIPEDYQARLQSTRVEGSYPLVRLEFTGATVDAPVMSQIARKFNIDVSILSSDLDYAGGVKFGMMVAELFGNESDDKAAIEFLRAHNVKVEVLGYVL from the coding sequence ATGATTGAAATAAATCAAGTAAACAAAGTATTTCTGCAAGGAAACAAAGAAATACATGCCTTAAAGGATATTAATCTTAATATTCCTCAAGGCACCATATTTGGTGTAATTGGCTCATCAGGAGCAGGGAAAAGTACGCTGATTCGCTGCGTTAATATGTTGGAAGCACCAACTTCAGGCTCCATCGTTGTCGATGGCGTCGATTTAACACAATTATCTAAATCGCAACTGAGTGAAACACGCCGCAATATCGGTATGATTTTCCAACACTTTAATCTGCTTTCATCAAGAACAGTATTTGACAATGTTGCCTTGCCACTTGAGCTGGCTGGCAAAGAAAAAGCACATATAAAGAACAAAGTCACTGAGCTGCTTAAACTGGTAGGCTTAGCCGACAAGCATGAAAGTTACCCTGCAAATTTAAGTGGCGGTCAAAAACAACGTGTCGCCATTGCGAGAGCACTGGCAAGCGATCCCAAGGTATTGCTGTGTGATGAAGCCACCAGCGCACTTGATCCCGCCACCACTCAATCAATCTTAGAGCTGCTAAAAGAAATTAATCGTAAGCTCAATATTACTATGCTCCTGATTACCCATGAAATGGATGTGGTAAAAAGCATCTGCCATGAAGTAGCAATTATTGGAGGCGGAGAGCTGGTCGAAAGTGGCTCTGTGGGAGAGATCTTCGCTCATCCGAAGACCGAGCTCGCCCATGAATTTATCCGCTCTACACTTGATCTTTCAATACCGGAAGATTACCAGGCACGCCTTCAGTCAACTCGCGTTGAAGGCAGCTATCCGCTGGTTCGCCTCGAGTTTACCGGTGCGACCGTTGATGCACCAGTGATGAGTCAAATCGCGCGTAAATTCAATATTGATGTCAGTATTCTTAGCTCTGATCTCGATTACGCTGGCGGGGTTAAATTTGGCATGATGGTCGCAGAACTGTTTGGCAATGAAAGCGATGATAAAGCCGCGATTGAATTTCTTCGCGCGCACAATGTAAAAGTCGAGGTGCTAGGTTATGTCCTTTGA
- the gmhB gene encoding D-glycero-beta-D-manno-heptose 1,7-bisphosphate 7-phosphatase yields the protein MAKPAVFLDRDGVINVDHGYVHDEHDFEFIEGVFEATKKLKQMGYLLVLVTNQSGIARGKFSEDRFLSLTQWMDWNFVDNGVEFDGFYYCPHHAEHGQGKYQQDCDCRKPKPGMFISARDYLDIDMEKSVMVGDKAEDMMAAQSAGVDTRILVRTGKPVTDKGQALASVVLDSLREVPDYLGK from the coding sequence TTGGCAAAACCTGCTGTCTTTCTAGATCGTGATGGTGTGATTAATGTCGATCACGGGTACGTGCATGATGAACATGATTTTGAGTTTATTGAAGGTGTGTTTGAAGCAACCAAAAAACTCAAACAAATGGGTTATTTGTTAGTGCTAGTCACTAATCAATCTGGCATTGCTCGTGGTAAGTTCAGCGAAGATCGCTTTTTATCGCTGACCCAGTGGATGGACTGGAATTTCGTTGATAATGGCGTCGAATTCGATGGTTTCTATTATTGCCCTCATCATGCAGAACATGGTCAAGGCAAGTACCAGCAGGATTGTGATTGTCGAAAACCCAAACCTGGTATGTTTATTTCGGCGCGTGATTATCTTGATATTGATATGGAAAAGTCAGTGATGGTCGGTGATAAAGCCGAAGATATGATGGCTGCGCAATCTGCTGGAGTAGACACTCGTATATTGGTTCGCACTGGTAAACCTGTTACTGATAAGGGACAAGCTTTGGCTTCTGTGGTGCTGGATAGTCTCAGAGAAGTTCCTGACTACTTAGGTAAATAA
- a CDS encoding MliC family protein encodes MNVKVLSSVWLVMMLQACSTSYVTYHCQADKEFDVAYTKGHESAVLRVGNQEYTLMQVPAGSGVKYVQTGDEKTKVNSIVLHTKGEHARLEVGSEVYKGCRI; translated from the coding sequence ATGAATGTGAAAGTACTTAGCAGCGTTTGGCTGGTTATGATGCTACAAGCATGTAGCACCTCGTATGTGACTTACCATTGCCAAGCAGATAAAGAGTTTGATGTGGCTTACACGAAAGGTCATGAGTCGGCTGTTTTAAGAGTTGGTAATCAAGAATACACTTTGATGCAAGTTCCCGCCGGGTCTGGGGTAAAGTACGTTCAAACTGGTGATGAAAAAACCAAGGTTAATTCTATTGTATTGCACACGAAAGGTGAACATGCACGCTTGGAAGTTGGATCTGAAGTTTATAAGGGATGTAGAATATAG
- the treR gene encoding trehalose operon repressor TreR encodes MSKKLTILDIAKLSGVGKSTVSRVLTNDPKVKPETRAKVERVIEESGYVPSKSAQAMRGGSQKVVGVIISRLDSPSENRSVGSMLQVLYRSGYDAVIMESQLNRRLANEHLDVLGKRNVDGIIVFGFSDFDVERLANWQGRSVVIAMDTKATSSINYDNDGVIRLALEHLARQGARDIAFIGVDPCDQTTGYLRLESYLSWCDQNGRIANYQTGQLNLESAYKLVDQVLTQETQAISCASDTLALGVIKRLQELGREDVMVTGVGGSELLSFLFPNVFSIDPGYAKAGEKAANLLISHINGETDPEHLTQSPILS; translated from the coding sequence ATGAGTAAAAAACTGACTATCCTTGATATCGCCAAACTTTCTGGTGTAGGAAAATCCACTGTATCTCGTGTTCTCACCAACGACCCTAAGGTAAAGCCCGAAACGCGGGCAAAAGTAGAGCGTGTGATTGAAGAGTCCGGTTATGTTCCTTCTAAATCGGCTCAGGCCATGAGAGGGGGCAGTCAAAAAGTGGTAGGCGTTATTATTTCCCGCTTGGACTCTCCTTCTGAAAATCGTTCGGTTGGCAGTATGCTTCAGGTTCTCTATCGCAGTGGCTATGATGCTGTCATTATGGAAAGCCAGCTGAACCGCCGTTTAGCGAATGAACACCTCGATGTACTTGGTAAACGCAATGTTGACGGCATTATTGTTTTTGGTTTCAGTGACTTTGATGTTGAACGTTTAGCCAATTGGCAGGGCAGATCTGTCGTAATTGCCATGGATACGAAAGCCACCTCGTCGATTAATTATGACAATGATGGGGTAATCCGTTTAGCCCTAGAACATCTTGCTCGCCAAGGTGCCAGAGATATCGCCTTTATTGGCGTTGATCCTTGCGACCAAACCACTGGTTATTTACGCCTTGAATCGTATCTTAGCTGGTGTGACCAAAACGGACGCATTGCTAACTATCAAACGGGACAACTTAACCTTGAAAGTGCGTATAAATTGGTTGATCAAGTCCTTACCCAAGAGACTCAAGCTATCAGCTGCGCAAGCGATACTCTAGCGCTTGGAGTCATTAAACGTCTTCAGGAGCTTGGTCGTGAGGATGTCATGGTCACTGGAGTTGGAGGCAGTGAATTGCTATCTTTCCTTTTCCCTAATGTCTTCAGTATTGATCCTGGTTATGCCAAAGCAGGGGAAAAAGCCGCTAATCTTTTGATTTCTCATATTAATGGAGAGACTGACCCAGAACATCTCACTCAAAGCCCAATTCTCAGCTAA